A window of Piliocolobus tephrosceles isolate RC106 chromosome 13, ASM277652v3, whole genome shotgun sequence contains these coding sequences:
- the LOC111544958 gene encoding olfactory receptor 9I1 translates to MAKNNLTTVTEFILMGFMDHSKLEIPLFLVFLSFYLVTLLGNVGMIFLIQVDVKLHTPMYFFLSHLSLLDACYTSVITPQILATLATGKTVISYGHCAAQFFFFTICAGTECFLLAVMAYDRYVAIHNPLLYIVAMNPRLCWSLVVGAYVCGVSGAMLRTTCTFTLSFCNDNQINFFFCDLPPLLKLACNDTANIEIVTIFFGSFVILANALVILISYLLIIKTILKVKSSGGGAKTFSTCASHITAVALFFGTLIFMYLQSGSGKSLEEDKVLSVFYTVVIPMLNPLIYSLRNKDVKDAFRKVTGRLQVSLTM, encoded by the coding sequence ATGGCCAAGAATAATCTCACCACAGTAACCGAATTCATTCTCATGGGCTTTATGGACCACTCCAAATTGGAAATTCCCCTCTTCCTGGTGTTTCTGAGTTTCTACCTAGTTACCCTTCTTGGGAATGTGGGGatgatttttttaatccaagtAGATGTCAAACTCCACACCCCAATGTACTTCTTCCTGAGCCACCTCTCCCTGCTGGATGCCTGTTACACCTCAGTCATCACCCCTCAGATCCTAGCCACATTGGCCACAGGCAAAACGGTCATCTCCTATGGCCACTGTGCTGCCCAGTTCTTTTTCTTCACCATCTGTGCAGGTACAGAGTGCTTCCTGCTGGCAGTGATGGCCTATGATCGCTATGTTGCCATTCACAACCCGCTGCTCTATATTGTGGCCATGAATCCCAGACTCTGCTGGAGCCTGGTAGTAGGAGCCTATGTCTGTGGGGTGTCAGGAGCCATGCTGCGTACCACATGCACCTTCACCCTCTCCTTCTGTAATGACAATCAAATCAACTTCTTCTTCTGTGACCTCCCCCCGCTGCTGAAGCTTGCCTGCAATGACACAGCAAACATCGAGATTGTCACCATCTTCTTCGGCAGTTTTGTGATTTTGGCCAATGCCTTAGTCATCCTGATTTCCTATCTGCTCATCATCAAGACCATTTTGAAAGTGAAGTCTTCAGGTGGTGGGGCCAAGACTTTCTCCACATGTGCTTCCCACATCACTGCTGTGGCCCTTTTTTTTGGGACCCTTATCTTCATGTATCTGCAAAGTGGCTCAGGCAAATCCCTGGAGGAAGATAAGGTCTTGTCTGTCTTCTACACAGTGGTGATCCCCATGCTGAACCCTCTGATCTACAGCTTAAGAAACAAAGATGTAAAAGACGCCTTCAGAAAGGTCACTGGGAGACTCCAGGTGTCCCTGACCATGTag